One window from the genome of candidate division KSB1 bacterium encodes:
- the proC gene encoding pyrroline-5-carboxylate reductase codes for MKNLAILGAGNIGIAIVKGLIQSGTFEARQMTLTRRKIHLLDPFKQQGFQIQKSNVEAVKSSEVILIAVEPQQLVSLLKEINQALIPGKHILISVISGVSIGQIKKQLGKNMPVIRAMPNTAIAIRESMTCIASDEPNDEAIEIARSIFDTVGKTLLIDEEQMIAATALGACGIAFFLRAIRAASQGGIEIGFHSDQALHIAAQTAKGAAALLLNMKNHPEYEIDKVTTPRGCTISGLNQMEHEGFSSAMIKGIVTSAEKASGLYVGEK; via the coding sequence ATGAAGAATCTTGCCATTCTTGGTGCCGGAAACATCGGCATTGCCATTGTGAAAGGATTGATTCAATCAGGCACTTTTGAAGCCAGGCAAATGACACTGACACGAAGAAAAATTCACCTGCTTGATCCTTTTAAACAGCAGGGATTTCAAATTCAAAAAAGCAATGTCGAAGCGGTGAAAAGTTCAGAAGTCATTCTTATCGCTGTGGAGCCGCAGCAGCTTGTCTCATTATTGAAAGAAATAAATCAAGCGCTGATTCCAGGTAAACACATACTCATTTCAGTGATTTCCGGGGTTAGTATCGGACAGATAAAAAAACAGCTTGGCAAAAATATGCCGGTGATTCGCGCCATGCCAAATACCGCCATCGCGATTAGAGAATCCATGACTTGTATCGCATCAGATGAGCCAAATGATGAAGCTATTGAAATCGCCAGGTCGATCTTTGATACAGTGGGCAAGACCCTGCTCATCGATGAAGAGCAAATGATCGCAGCGACCGCATTGGGGGCCTGCGGAATTGCATTTTTTCTGCGTGCCATCCGAGCGGCCTCTCAGGGAGGCATCGAAATCGGCTTTCACTCTGACCAGGCCCTGCATATTGCTGCACAGACCGCCAAAGGTGCCGCTGCATTGCTGCTCAATATGAAAAATCATCCGGAGTACGAAATCGATAAAGTGACGACACCAAGAGGGTGTACCATTTCCGGGTTGAACCAGATGGAACATGAAGGGTTCAGCTCGGCGATGATAAAAGGAATTGTAACTTCAGCGGAGAAAGCTTCGGGGCTTTATGTTGGAGAGAAATAA
- a CDS encoding 5-formyltetrahydrofolate cyclo-ligase, whose translation MDNVVQQKSKIRSRIESQRRSLSGESVAFKSSKIISHLKKLPEYQAAKTVHCYAAWRNEVNTYQLIKDTLQTGRRVIVPVTDLSSHILLHSEIKGFDELKKGTFGILEPPKDRFRKVKISEFDLVIVPGVAFDLAGHRIGFGGGFYDGFLDNVKVTKIALAYEFQIVDKIPTRAEDEKVDILVSEKNVYRFSD comes from the coding sequence GTGGATAATGTCGTTCAACAAAAAAGTAAAATTCGCTCCCGAATCGAATCACAGAGAAGAAGCCTTTCCGGCGAATCGGTCGCTTTCAAAAGTTCAAAAATCATCTCCCACCTAAAAAAACTTCCGGAATATCAAGCCGCAAAAACCGTTCACTGTTACGCAGCCTGGCGTAACGAGGTTAACACATATCAGTTGATTAAAGATACTCTGCAGACCGGGCGGCGGGTCATCGTTCCAGTCACTGATTTGTCAAGCCACATTTTGTTGCACTCCGAAATCAAAGGTTTTGATGAATTGAAAAAGGGCACGTTCGGGATCCTGGAACCGCCTAAAGATCGGTTTCGAAAGGTTAAGATTTCTGAATTCGATTTGGTTATTGTCCCCGGCGTCGCTTTTGATCTGGCGGGCCATCGGATTGGTTTTGGGGGTGGGTTTTATGATGGATTCCTGGATAATGTAAAAGTAACCAAAATTGCCTTGGCTTATGAATTTCAAATCGTCGATAAGATACCGACCCGGGCCGAAGATGAAAAAGTAGATATTTTGGTGAGTGAAAAAAACGTTTACAGATTTAGCGATTAA